AAGCCAGTTTCTAGCAGCTCATCTAGCTCATTGATTGCTTTTGATGCTTGTTTAGTCGCATCAACACAACGCGTTAAATAAACAAGAAAATCTTCTTGTATTTCAGTAGGAATAGTCATCTCACGACCAACTACACGACCTGCAATGTCTTTTGCTTTGTTAGCAATTTTGTCTTGTTGGGTAACAAGCTCAAGCAAATCGGTACGCTCAACGGGCATGAATAAACCACGTGGTAGTTGAAGGCGGATGTTACGTTTCATTTCATCAGCTTCACGCTCTAAATTGCGAATGTTTAGGCGGATTTCTTCCGCTTCTTGCCACTCTGCTTTAAAAACGTGATTAAAGAAAGGTATCAATGCTTTACTTGCTTGATGTGCTTTCTTAATGTGATCTTCCATAGGCTTAATAGGTGATTTAGCAAAAACCCCTAAAAATGCATTTGTAGGCATAACTGACCCTTTATAAATTAGTATGCTTTGGCAGCTGCGAATTTTACAGCATTGTGTTCGATTGTGAACGCTTTTTCTGCCTTACATCACCAATAAAACACAAAGCGGCCCAAGGGCCGCTCGATTTAATAATGAAAAGGAGCGGCTTAATTTACAGCGACTTTTCTATATCTTCTTGAGATGTATGACGAATATCTTTACCGTTTACAAAATAGATGATGTATTCAGCTATATTTTGGCAACGATCGCCAATTCGCTCTAATGAACGAACTGACCACACTAAATCCATAATTTTCGGAATTGAGCGTGGATCTTCCATCATGTATGTCATGATCTGACGTGTAATTGCTTCGTATTCACGGTCAACTTTGGCATCTTCTTTGTGTACTTCAAACGCACACTGCACATCCATACGTGCAAATGCATCAAGAACATCGTGAAGCATTTTCGATACTTGGCGACCCATGTTTTCAATGTTCACCAGTAGGTCTTGCTGATCTTTTGTGAATGAGTCCAGCGCTACTTTAGCAATGCGCTCAGCTTCATCACCAATACGCTCTAAATCAGCAATTGTTTTAGCAATTGCAATCACAAGGCGTAGGTCACTTGCTGCTGGCTGACGACGAGCAATGATGCGCGTGCACTCTTCGTCGATGTTCACTTCCATTGCATTCACTTTATAGTCGTTTTCACGTACTTTTTGTGCAAGTTCTGCATCACCATTGCTAACAGCATCTAGTGCACTGTTTAGTTGTTGCTCAACTAACCCTCCCATGTTCAATACATGGTTTCGCACATTTTCAAGCTCTTCATTAAAACGGCCCGAAATGTGTTTATTGATATTATGTTCCATTGTCTACCTCTATAAATTTCGTCTACGAGACCAAGTGACTTTATTGACTAACCGTAACGGCCTGTAATGTAGTCTTCTGTTTTCTTCTTGCTTGGTGTTGTAAATAACGTATTGGTATCTGAATACTCAATCAACTCACCCATGTACATAAACGCAGTTTGGTCAGATACACGAGCGGCTTGTTGCATGTTGTGAGTAACGATTACCACGGTAAACTTGTTCTTTAAGTCGTTAATTAGCTCTTCGATAACTAAAGTAGAAATTGGATCTAGTGCCGATGTAGGCTCATCCAGAAGTAGTACTTCAGGCTCGATAGCAATTGAGCGAGCAATAACAAGACGCTGTTGCTGACCACCAGATAGACCAAATGCGCTATCGTGTAAGCGGTCTTTCACTTCATCCCATAACGCTGCGCCACGTAAAGATTGTTCAACCACTTCGTCTAGTTTACGCTTTTCTTTAATACCTTGTAAGCGTAGGCCATAAACGACATTTTCGTAGATCGATTTTGGAAATGGATTAGGACGTTGGAATACCATCCCGACATTTCTTCGTAGTGCAGCAACATCTACATTCTTATCATAGATATTGTGACCATGTAGTAAGATCTCACCATCTATACGACAGCTATCAACTAGGTCATTCATACGGTTGATACAACGTAAAAGTGTTGATTTACCACAACCTGATGGACCGATAAATGCCGTTACCTGACCCTTCGGGATGTTCATATTTACGCTGCTAAGTGCCTGTTTATCACCGTAGTATAGATCTAAGTTTTTAATTTCTAACGCAGTTTGTTCTGCAGTTAGGTTATCTAAATCTAGCTTTGCCGCGCTTTTCGCTTGGTTTACTTGTGGTGCAACTGTAATCATCTCTGTCTACCTATAAAAATTCTGTATTAATGCTCAAGAGCTCTAAACTTTTCGCGTAAGTGGTTACGAATACCAATCGCGGTGATATTCAGGGCGATAATTACTGATACCAGTAAGAATGCCGTGGCATATACCAGCGGGCGTGCCGCTTCTACGTTAGGGCTTTGGAAACCAACATCATAAATGTGGAAACCTAAGTGCATAAATTTTCTATCTAAATGTATGTATGGGAAGTTACCGTCAAGTGGCAGTGTTGGCGCCATCTTAACAACACCAACAAGCATTAGTGGTGCTACTTCACCGGCTGCACGTGCAACCGCTAAGATTAAACCGGTCATAATCGCTGGGCTTGCCATCGGAATGATGATACGCCATAGCGTTTCTGCTTTTGTTGCGCCAAGTGCAAGTGAACCATGGCGCACTGTACTAGGAATACGTGATAAACCTTCTTCAGTCGAAACAATTACAACGGGTAGCGTTAGAATTGCTAGCGTTAATGCTGACCAAATAACACCTGGCGTACCAAATACAGGGCTTGGCGACGACTCAGGGTAGAACAATTGGTCAATACTGCCGCCTAGCATGTATACAAAGAAACCTAGGCCAAATACACCGTATACAATTGAAGGTACACCGGCAAGGTTGATTACCGCGATACGGATCATCTTAGTAATGGCGTTTTTTGCTGCGTATTCATGTAAGTAAATCGCTGCGACTACACCAAATGGCGTCACAATCACTGCCATTAGTAAGACCATAAACACAGTACCGAAAATCGCAGGGAATACACCCCCTTCAG
The nucleotide sequence above comes from Pseudoalteromonas shioyasakiensis. Encoded proteins:
- a CDS encoding TIGR00153 family protein gives rise to the protein MPTNAFLGVFAKSPIKPMEDHIKKAHQASKALIPFFNHVFKAEWQEAEEIRLNIRNLEREADEMKRNIRLQLPRGLFMPVERTDLLELVTQQDKIANKAKDIAGRVVGREMTIPTEIQEDFLVYLTRCVDATKQASKAINELDELLETGFKGREVTLVEKMLVELDAIEQDTDDMQIKIRRQLRAIENELNPVDVMFLYKIIEWVGELADIAERVGSRLELMLAR
- the phoU gene encoding phosphate signaling complex protein PhoU, giving the protein MEHNINKHISGRFNEELENVRNHVLNMGGLVEQQLNSALDAVSNGDAELAQKVRENDYKVNAMEVNIDEECTRIIARRQPAASDLRLVIAIAKTIADLERIGDEAERIAKVALDSFTKDQQDLLVNIENMGRQVSKMLHDVLDAFARMDVQCAFEVHKEDAKVDREYEAITRQIMTYMMEDPRSIPKIMDLVWSVRSLERIGDRCQNIAEYIIYFVNGKDIRHTSQEDIEKSL
- a CDS encoding phosphate ABC transporter ATP-binding protein, whose protein sequence is MITVAPQVNQAKSAAKLDLDNLTAEQTALEIKNLDLYYGDKQALSSVNMNIPKGQVTAFIGPSGCGKSTLLRCINRMNDLVDSCRIDGEILLHGHNIYDKNVDVAALRRNVGMVFQRPNPFPKSIYENVVYGLRLQGIKEKRKLDEVVEQSLRGAALWDEVKDRLHDSAFGLSGGQQQRLVIARSIAIEPEVLLLDEPTSALDPISTLVIEELINDLKNKFTVVIVTHNMQQAARVSDQTAFMYMGELIEYSDTNTLFTTPSKKKTEDYITGRYG